In Deltaproteobacteria bacterium, the genomic stretch CATCCTTCGCACCGCCGTAGACCGCGGCATCAACTTCATGGATAACTGCTGGGATTACAACGAGGGGGCCAGCGAGATCCGCATGGGCAAAGCGCTGCGCGATGGGTACAGGGACAGGGTATTCCTGATGACGAAGATCGATGGCCGATCAAAGAAAGAAGCGGCGAGGCAGCTCGACCAATCGCTCCGTCGCCTCCAGGTCGACATGATCGATCTCGTCCAGCACCACGAGGTGCTCCGTTACGAAGACCCGCACCGGATCTTTGATGACGAAGGGGCCAATGCCGCGCTCGTGGAGGC encodes the following:
- a CDS encoding aldo/keto reductase — encoded protein: MPNTTAMQGMLYRTLGSTGEKVSAIGIGGSHIGLNGVDEQLSIRILRTAVDRGINFMDNCWDYNEGASEIRMGKALRDGYRDRVFLMTKIDGRSKKEAARQLDQSLRRLQVDMIDLVQHHEVLRYEDPHRIFDDEGANAALVEA